The segment GCTCGATTATTATATTGGCTCCTTGGGGGCTATATCACTTGTTGATGGGAAACACAGCGATTTCTGTAAAATTATTCATTCTAGCTGTTATTTTACTTATTATTCGTCGTGTAGTCGAGCCTAAATTAATGGGTGAGCATATTGGTTTATCTACACTACCTACACTTATTGCTATGTTTATCGGTCTAAAGCTATTTGGCATTATCGGCCTTTTAGTCGGACCTTTCGTGATTATTTTCTTTATTGCATTAAAAGAAACAGGTGTTATTAAGCTAAAGTTCAAAATTTAAAAAAGGTCATCTTTGTATGTTAATTCTACAAAGATGACCTTTTTATAATGTTGCTATTTATTAAATACGGCCAAAGCCTACTAAGTATTGATTCCACCAATCAAGTGATTCAATAACAACACCTTTATTTTGTGCGTTGATCATTGTATTGTTGCCTAAGTAAATACCTACGTGTGCTACACCTGAGCCATAGCTAAAGAATACTAAGTCACCAACACGTGCTTCACTTGCCGAAATACGCTGTGTTGCTAAATATTGTTGTGATGCTGTACGTGGTAACGAAACGCCTGCTTGCTTGTAAGACCATTGCACAAGACCTGAGCAGTCAAAGCCTGTTGATGGATTGCTACCACCCCAAACATATGAACGACCTAGGAACTGCTTAGCTGTCGCAATAGCACCGCCTGAAGATGCAGTACCAGCGCCTGAGCCAACAGTAATTTGCGGTGCTGCGTTACCAGCAGCCGTCGCTTGTTGAACAACTGGTGTTGCTGCTTGCAGTGCACGTAGACGAGCTGCTTCTTCCTCAGCTGCTTTACGCTCTGCTTCTAAGCGTTCTTCCTCTTGCTTCGTTGCAATTTGCGCTTTTAATGCAAGTGATTTGGCTTCGTTTTCAGCCTTTTTCACTTCCATTTCGCTTTCCTTTTGCTGAAGCTCTTGGAATTGTTTTTGAAGCTCTTTTTGTTTTTGATCTAACGTAGCTTTTTGTTGCTCTAAGCTAGCTTTATCCGCTTCTTGCTGATCCACTAATTCTTGGTCAGCATCCATTAATGTTTTTACAGCTACAACGCGGTCCATTAAATCTGCAAAGCTTTTCGCTTCAAGTACAACATTTAAATAAACACCTACTGTATTATCTTGTGCTTGGTATGCAGCCATACGCTCGCTTAAAATTTTAGAACGTTGCTCAATACGTTTTTCTGTTTCAACGATATTAGCATCGACTTCTTTAATTTCAGCTTGCACTTGATTAAAAACTTTTACTTTTGCGTCGATCTCTTTTTGTAGTTTCGTTAGTTCTTCTTGTAATTTTTTAACTTCTGCATCTATTTGAGCTTTTTTCTCAATCATTTGTTGGGAAGTTTCTTCTGCATGAACTTCTGTTGGTTGAATTGTATTAAATAATAATCCGCCAGCTAGTGCTAATGTTAGTACCATTGACTTACGCCATTTATTGCGCTTACCCACGTTTCCTTCATTTCCTTTCGTCTATCAATTTCGCTCTTTGTACTTTCTATCATCACTCGAACGATTTGTAATATTAATGAATTGTTCTTATATTTATCTCAGCCTTATAAAGTTTAGCATTATTAACATAACTTTTATACTATTTCTTCTCTATTTAATACATTAGTAAAACTCGAAATATTTCTGTAACATTCGTATAAATACTTATTTATTCTACAAAATACAACATTATTCTATATACCACCACTTTTTACTTATTCGACAATATACCTAGATGCGACTTTGTAACACTTTTGTAATATTTCATGACGATATGCCAAAGAAAAAAGGTAGGGAAAAAAATTCCTCTACCTATTGCTTCATAGAACGCAATGCTTGTATGGACAATCTTACCAATAAAATGGCGCATAAAAATAAGCCTAAATAAGCTGCTGTATTTAAATAAACCGCATAAGAAGCATGGATAAATTGTGAAATAGCTAAAAGTGCTACCGATATGATACCAAATGTAATTCCAACAAGCAGCAGTACAAAACGAGAAAATAGCTGTGTAATAAAGCGAGCATTATGCTCATCTGAAAACACATCATGATGTAAAATAATTTTTCCACTTTCAACGCGTTGAATAAGCTGGTCGACCCTTCTTGGCATTTTTCTTAATGTTGGAATGAGCATAGATAACTCTTCTTGCAGACGTTCCTTTGTCGCCATCGGTTCCTTAAATGGCTTTAGTAAAGATGCCCGCATATAAGTAGCAGAAAAATCCTTTGCCTCTGTAAAAATATCAAAGTGTGGATCAATCACACGCAATGTGCCATCAAGTGTTACTAACGAGCGAAGTGCCAAGCCTACAGCTGGATAGAAGGCTAAACCAAAATCACGCACAACTGTAAATAAGGCATGAATCAATTCCTCCGTAGGTATACGATCCACATAAGAAATTTTCAGTAAAATTTGATCGATTGCCTGCTCCATCCTTGCACGTTCTGCATGATCTGCATTTTCCACTAATAATGTTAAGCCATCGTACAAAATACTTGAATCATTCAGTTGGATGCCCATTAAAAATAGCTTTAAGCCCTCTTGCTGTGTAGCGCCCAAGCGACCCACTGCCCCAAAATCAAGCAAAACTGGTGTGCCATCTCTTTCATCAATGTAAATATTGCCTGGATGCGGATCTGCATGAAAAATACCTGAAAAAAGCATTTGCTCAAAAAAAGAATAGAGTACTGTTCTAGCAAATTCTCGATGATCAATGGCTAAACGCTTAAATTCAGATGCACCATCCGCCACACTTTTTCCACGAATATACTCCATCACAATAATATTTTCATTGCTATATGCTGTATAAATCTTAGGAATTCGAACTTGATAATCACTTTTCGCAAGCGCATTTTTTACTTGTAATGTATTGCGTACCTCAATATCTAAATGGATTTCCTCACGCAGCCCATCCGCAAATCCAACAGCTAGCTCACGAAAGCCTAATGACTCTGCCCATGTTGATTTTGCTGTGAGCCAATTGGCAAACTCCTCTAAAATTTCGAGGTCATCACGCATAATGCCTTTTACCTCTGGACGCAGTAGCTTGACAACAACCTCATCATAATTTTTCAGTCGTGCCCTATGTACTTGCCCAATAGAAGCTGATGCAATAGGCTCCATTTGAAATTGGCTGAATACTTCATTGGTTGGTTGAGGAAGGGATTCTTCTAAAATTGTTGTTACTTGTTCAGTTGCTAAAGGCTTTACGCGATGCTGTAGCCTCTCTAGCTCTTCGATAAATACGGGCGTAAATAATTCCTTACGTGTAGATAGCACCTGTCCAAATTTAATAAAAATCCCGCCACATTGCTCCAATGTCGCTCGCAGTGCAATAGCAAGCTCTTTTTCATTTTCACGTTGCCTTGCATATTTAATCGTTTGCACAACACCATTGGTTACAGCGATTTTTAGCACCTGACGCAAGCGTTTCTGCTGCCGCCAATAACTACGTAAGCGAAAAAATAAAGATTTTTGACCATTTCGACGATCTCCAGCCGTAATACCACTTGGATCAAACAGCTCAAACACTAAATAAAGCAGCATGGAAATAAGCAGCATACTACCAATCCAAATAAGCGTACTAACCTCTGTAACAGTTTGCATCATTGTTTCTGATAAAAAGTCCGTATGACGCAAATAAGAGTACCAGTAAACAAAAGAGGTTAGTGTCACACTAATTACCACAGATAGCACTCTGCGCACAAAATGAATATTTGAGCCAACTAAACGTCCGCTAACAATATAAATCAATCCTGATACAAAGATAATTTGGAGCAAAAACTTCAAAAAAATCAACAGGGCCACCTCCATTTTTTCCTACCGCTAGTATAGCAAATTTAGGCAGCCACATTCTTTTGCAAAGCCCATCTAAAATTTTTCGTCATTTATATTTGCTATGAGCCACTATAGATTAGAAGAGGTTGTGCGAAAACTCTTTCGCACAACCTCTTCTAACTTGTTCATTAAATAATATCCATCCAAATTTTAATAGCTGTTACTAAAATAAGTCCCGCTAAAATCCATTGTAAAACTTTTGTATTGATTCTTTTACCCACTCTTGCGCCAAGAGGAGCTGCAATAAGGCTCGCTATAATCATAATAAGCGCTGGATAATAAGCAACTTGACCTGTCATCACCTTGCCAATTGACCCTCCAATCGAGGAGATAAATGTAATCGCAAGGCTCGTTGCAATCGTCATCCGCGTTGGAATGCCTAGAATAACAAGCATAATTGGCACTAATAAAAACCCACCTGCTGCTCCTACAACCCCTGAACCAACACCAACAATAAATGCTAATAGCACTGCGAGAAGCTTGTTAAATGTAACCTCCCGCATCGGTTTATCATCTATTTGTTTTTTCGGGATAAACATCATCACAGCGGCAATAATCGCAAGAATGCCATACACAATATTAATGCTAGACCCTGATAAAAATTTCGAGCCGAAGCTACCTACAAAGCTACCCATTAAAACAGCACTACCCATATAAAGAATAAGTGATTTATTTAAATACCCACCTTTACGATATACCCATACACCAGCAAGGGCGGCAAAAAGCACTTGAATCGCACTAATCCCTGACACCTCATGCGCTGAAAAGCCCTCAAAACCTAATAATGGCGGGATATACAACAACATCGGAAAGTTTATAATAGCACCGCCAATACCTAGCATCCCTGATACAAATGAGCCGATAAAACCAAGACAAAATATGGTGATAATCCACACAATATCCATTTAGCTTACCTTCTTTCTGGCAACAATCCATAAAGAGCAAGAAGGGCTGCTCTACTTTCATAGACAACCCTCCACTCGCTCTATACTTTCTGAATTAAAAATGTAATGACACACCCTGAATTTCTCCTATATTTAATGTAGCCATGTTTTTTTTATTTTCATAATAGGCATTTCCTTTTGCAACTAATTGGAACTTCCTTCAGCCTAGCAAAATGGATTTTCAAGGTTGTACCCACCAAACTTACAAGCTCTATGACTCGTTGTGCCTTCACATATTTTAGCGTACAGCACAGCGATTTGGTCCAATCTCCATTGCTGTTTGCTCGTCTAACGTTGGATTTATTTTCCCCATATTCACTTGACGAATTTCCTGATACGCATTTGGCTGTGGCGGTAATTCATTTGTCACTACACGTTTAAACTCTTCTTCATCTTGAATATTTAAGCCATGGTTTTGTGCAAATAAATCACCTAGTCGTTTGGCAACCGTACCATCCTCATTCAGCTCTTCAATAATCATAAAATGCGCTGGTAAGACAATAAGCTCATCTGACAATTCACGATAACGCTTATAAAGCGTAGCTCGTAAATCCCCCACCCAATCTTCAGCAAGCCCTGCTAAATCTGGACGTCCAATCGAATCAATAAATAAAATATCCCCTGTTAATAAATATTTGTTATCAACTACAAATGATGTAGAACCAATTGTATGACCAGGTGAATAGATTGCTCCTACAGCTATTTTCGATGCTCCAATTTTAATAGTCATACCATCTATTAGCGGTGTATAACTAAATACAACCTCTTCTGCATCCTTCGGTGGTAAATAATAGGTTGCACCAGTTGCCGCTGCGATATGGCGTCCACCTGAAATATGGTCAGCATGTAAATGTGTATCAAAAACATATTTAATGTTAACGCCCTGTTTTTCTGCAAAGCTTGTAAATACATCTGTAAAACGAACTGCATCAATAATTGCTGCCTCTCCCTCAGAAATAACCATATATGATAGACAGCCCTTCCCTAAACGGACAAATTGGTAAAGCTCGCCACCACCTGTTAAATCACCAACTTTAATGGGCTCTAAATATTCACTCCAAGATTTCATCCCCCCTGCCAAATAAGCAGCGTCACGACCAGCTTCTGATAACATCTCAGCAACCATCACGGATGATCCTTCTTTTGCACAAACTACTAAAACTTCTTTATCAGTTGGAATTTTAGGTAAAATCCCCTCAACTCCATCTAATAATTCAAAATAAGGTATATTCAGATATTCAAACTGATGACCATCAATTTTCCAATCCTCAAATGCATCTGCATTACGAACATCTAAAATAAACAGCTTTTCATTGTTAATAACCCTTTTAGCAACTTGTGATGCGTTCCATTTCTGTATTGACATACACTTTACCTCCATAGGTATAAATTTAATGCTTTTTATAGCTTCTCTGCGCCTTCAAGTCCCCATCCCTAGAATGATAATGACGGTGCGGCATCCTTCGCAAATTCAAGAAATGTTACAGCTCCACCACTCTCTATTCCATCAATAAAATCAGCAGTCGTTAAACCCATTACATCCATTGTCATTTGACAAGCAATAAACTTTACACCTAATTCCTGCGCCATTTCCACCAGTTGAGGAATAGCTGGCACATTTGCCTTTGCAAAACCCTCCGCATAACGTTCCGCTCCTGCAGGCATTGGTAGTGCATGCATACCCTGCTTATGAATAAAGTTCAGTCCTTCAAATGTAAAAAAGATTGCTACCTCTTTGTTAGAAGCTGCCGCTGCTGTCGCAATATTAAATACCTTATATGCATCAAATAACCCACCATTACTCGCAATAACCGCTACTTTGTTTGACATAATCCATTCCCCCAATTAAATATTTTTTAGTAAATCACCTGTCCAGGAGGTCATTCCTGGCAAGACGTTAAATACCTTTGTAAATCCATGTGCTGCTAGCCTTTGAGCAGCTAGATCACTGCGTACACCCGTGCGGCAGATCACATAAATCTCCTGCTCCTTATCAAGCTCAGAGAGTCGTGCCTCCAGCTCACCTATTGGGATAGATTTCGCTTTTGCAATATGCCCAAAAGCAAATTCCGCTTCCTCACGTACATCTAGGATAAGCCCCTTTCGTTGAGTAATCTGCTCTAAATCAATTGTTTGTTCAAATGTCATTTCCTCTGTAAGCTCACTAGCACATTTACGAATATAGTG is part of the Lysinibacillus sp. FSL K6-0232 genome and harbors:
- a CDS encoding C40 family peptidase, which encodes MGKRNKWRKSMVLTLALAGGLLFNTIQPTEVHAEETSQQMIEKKAQIDAEVKKLQEELTKLQKEIDAKVKVFNQVQAEIKEVDANIVETEKRIEQRSKILSERMAAYQAQDNTVGVYLNVVLEAKSFADLMDRVVAVKTLMDADQELVDQQEADKASLEQQKATLDQKQKELQKQFQELQQKESEMEVKKAENEAKSLALKAQIATKQEEERLEAERKAAEEEAARLRALQAATPVVQQATAAGNAAPQITVGSGAGTASSGGAIATAKQFLGRSYVWGGSNPSTGFDCSGLVQWSYKQAGVSLPRTASQQYLATQRISASEARVGDLVFFSYGSGVAHVGIYLGNNTMINAQNKGVVIESLDWWNQYLVGFGRI
- a CDS encoding ABC1 kinase family protein, giving the protein MIFLKFLLQIIFVSGLIYIVSGRLVGSNIHFVRRVLSVVISVTLTSFVYWYSYLRHTDFLSETMMQTVTEVSTLIWIGSMLLISMLLYLVFELFDPSGITAGDRRNGQKSLFFRLRSYWRQQKRLRQVLKIAVTNGVVQTIKYARQRENEKELAIALRATLEQCGGIFIKFGQVLSTRKELFTPVFIEELERLQHRVKPLATEQVTTILEESLPQPTNEVFSQFQMEPIASASIGQVHRARLKNYDEVVVKLLRPEVKGIMRDDLEILEEFANWLTAKSTWAESLGFRELAVGFADGLREEIHLDIEVRNTLQVKNALAKSDYQVRIPKIYTAYSNENIIVMEYIRGKSVADGASEFKRLAIDHREFARTVLYSFFEQMLFSGIFHADPHPGNIYIDERDGTPVLLDFGAVGRLGATQQEGLKLFLMGIQLNDSSILYDGLTLLVENADHAERARMEQAIDQILLKISYVDRIPTEELIHALFTVVRDFGLAFYPAVGLALRSLVTLDGTLRVIDPHFDIFTEAKDFSATYMRASLLKPFKEPMATKERLQEELSMLIPTLRKMPRRVDQLIQRVESGKIILHHDVFSDEHNARFITQLFSRFVLLLVGITFGIISVALLAISQFIHASYAVYLNTAAYLGLFLCAILLVRLSIQALRSMKQ
- a CDS encoding sulfite exporter TauE/SafE family protein yields the protein MDIVWIITIFCLGFIGSFVSGMLGIGGAIINFPMLLYIPPLLGFEGFSAHEVSGISAIQVLFAALAGVWVYRKGGYLNKSLILYMGSAVLMGSFVGSFGSKFLSGSSINIVYGILAIIAAVMMFIPKKQIDDKPMREVTFNKLLAVLLAFIVGVGSGVVGAAGGFLLVPIMLVILGIPTRMTIATSLAITFISSIGGSIGKVMTGQVAYYPALIMIIASLIAAPLGARVGKRINTKVLQWILAGLILVTAIKIWMDII
- a CDS encoding MBL fold metallo-hydrolase, which gives rise to MSIQKWNASQVAKRVINNEKLFILDVRNADAFEDWKIDGHQFEYLNIPYFELLDGVEGILPKIPTDKEVLVVCAKEGSSVMVAEMLSEAGRDAAYLAGGMKSWSEYLEPIKVGDLTGGGELYQFVRLGKGCLSYMVISEGEAAIIDAVRFTDVFTSFAEKQGVNIKYVFDTHLHADHISGGRHIAAATGATYYLPPKDAEEVVFSYTPLIDGMTIKIGASKIAVGAIYSPGHTIGSTSFVVDNKYLLTGDILFIDSIGRPDLAGLAEDWVGDLRATLYKRYRELSDELIVLPAHFMIIEELNEDGTVAKRLGDLFAQNHGLNIQDEEEFKRVVTNELPPQPNAYQEIRQVNMGKINPTLDEQTAMEIGPNRCAVR
- a CDS encoding DsrE/DsrF/DrsH-like family protein — its product is MSNKVAVIASNGGLFDAYKVFNIATAAAASNKEVAIFFTFEGLNFIHKQGMHALPMPAGAERYAEGFAKANVPAIPQLVEMAQELGVKFIACQMTMDVMGLTTADFIDGIESGGAVTFLEFAKDAAPSLSF
- a CDS encoding sulfurtransferase TusA family protein, producing MKADAQLDAKGLSCPMPIVKTKKAMADIADGQVLEVCATDRGSKADIAAWAETVGHQYIGTLETDGVLKHYIRKCASELTEEMTFEQTIDLEQITQRKGLILDVREEAEFAFGHIAKAKSIPIGELEARLSELDKEQEIYVICRTGVRSDLAAQRLAAHGFTKVFNVLPGMTSWTGDLLKNI